The following coding sequences lie in one Oscillospiraceae bacterium genomic window:
- a CDS encoding GNAT family N-acetyltransferase: MIRLISVNEDNWIEISKLSVTDEQKEFLDSPIGIIARGYVYRNQNARVLGIADNDQIIGITLVKDLDEEPACYDLQQFMIDQRFQNKGYGTEALKQFLIMLGKEGKYKCVEVCVNKADTPALRMYEKVGFQDTGYIDDNCPDCRNLMYYFKVTE; this comes from the coding sequence ATGATAAGACTGATCAGTGTGAATGAAGATAACTGGATCGAAATATCAAAATTGAGCGTTACGGATGAACAAAAAGAATTTCTTGACAGTCCGATCGGAATTATTGCAAGAGGATATGTATATAGAAATCAAAATGCGAGAGTGCTGGGAATTGCGGATAACGATCAAATCATTGGCATAACCTTGGTAAAGGATCTGGATGAAGAGCCTGCCTGCTATGATCTTCAGCAATTTATGATCGATCAACGTTTTCAGAATAAAGGATACGGTACTGAGGCGCTTAAGCAATTCTTGATCATGCTTGGCAAAGAAGGAAAATATAAGTGCGTTGAGGTTTGCGTTAATAAAGCGGATACTCCCGCGCTTCGTATGTATGAGAAGGTGGGATTTCAAGACACAGGATATATTGATGATAATTGTCCCGATTGCCGGAATTTGATGTACTATTTCAAAGTGACGGAATAA
- the rsmA gene encoding 16S rRNA (adenine(1518)-N(6)/adenine(1519)-N(6))-dimethyltransferase RsmA yields the protein MPLTAAEINETLKKHGFSFTKSIGQNFLINPSVPPKMAAGSGCDGIGVLEVGPGAGMLTCRLAERAKKVVAVELDKRLAPVLAETVGGLENVEVVFSDALKLDLPAFLKEHFVDMPVVVCANLPFYISTELIMRFLESGVKFKGITVLLQKELAVRLCAVPPSRECGAVSVTVHYRAKPEILFDVSRGSFLPAPNVDCQVIRLNIYDEPPVLAENEAAFFSVVRAAFGQRRKTLHNSLSVLSGKEKAAAVLAAAGIDLRMRAEQLTVADFCRIADALNK from the coding sequence ATGCCGCTCACTGCCGCCGAAATTAATGAAACTTTAAAAAAGCACGGCTTTTCGTTCACCAAATCGATCGGCCAGAACTTTTTAATCAATCCATCCGTCCCGCCGAAGATGGCAGCGGGAAGCGGCTGCGACGGCATCGGCGTTTTGGAGGTCGGCCCCGGCGCGGGGATGCTGACCTGCCGGCTTGCCGAACGCGCGAAGAAGGTGGTTGCGGTCGAGCTGGATAAACGGCTTGCTCCGGTGCTCGCCGAAACCGTCGGCGGTCTTGAGAATGTTGAAGTCGTTTTCTCTGATGCGCTCAAACTCGATCTGCCCGCATTTTTAAAAGAACATTTCGTCGACATGCCGGTCGTGGTCTGCGCGAACCTGCCGTTTTATATCTCCACCGAACTGATCATGCGGTTTTTGGAGAGCGGCGTAAAATTTAAAGGCATTACAGTTTTATTGCAAAAAGAGCTCGCCGTTCGGCTTTGCGCGGTACCCCCGAGTCGGGAGTGCGGCGCTGTCAGCGTGACGGTGCATTACCGCGCAAAGCCCGAAATTCTGTTCGACGTCTCGCGCGGCAGTTTTCTGCCCGCTCCGAATGTAGATTGTCAGGTCATCCGCCTGAATATCTATGACGAACCGCCGGTTCTTGCCGAAAACGAAGCCGCCTTTTTCTCGGTCGTGCGCGCCGCATTCGGCCAACGCCGCAAAACGCTGCACAATTCTCTGTCTGTACTCTCGGGAAAAGAAAAAGCCGCCGCCGTGTTGGCAGCAGCGGGTATCGATCTCAGAATGCGCGCCGAGCAATTAACGGTAGCCGACTTCTGCCGCATCGCGGATGCGCTGAATAAATAA
- a CDS encoding deaminase, protein MRRDKHNYYLDIAETVLERSTCLRRRFGAVIVKNDEIVSTGYNGAPRGRANCTDLGYCIRKKLNIPRGENYEICRSVHAEANAIISAPRYETIDGTLYLVCQDTETGEIVAGTMPCTMCKRLIINAGIKTVIIRNTPQEYTIIDVQRDWVANDETLNGVFNY, encoded by the coding sequence GTGAGACGTGATAAACATAATTACTATTTGGATATTGCCGAGACCGTGCTGGAGCGATCAACCTGCCTGCGCCGCCGGTTCGGCGCGGTCATCGTCAAAAACGACGAGATCGTCTCGACCGGCTATAACGGCGCGCCGCGCGGCCGCGCAAACTGCACGGATCTCGGGTACTGCATCCGAAAAAAGCTGAATATTCCGCGCGGGGAGAATTATGAGATCTGCCGTTCGGTCCACGCCGAAGCCAATGCTATTATCTCGGCACCCCGTTATGAGACCATCGACGGCACGCTGTATCTGGTATGCCAGGATACCGAGACCGGCGAAATTGTCGCTGGGACGATGCCCTGCACGATGTGCAAGCGTCTGATCATCAACGCCGGTATCAAGACGGTCATCATCCGCAACACCCCTCAGGAATATACGATCATCGATGTCCAGCGCGACTGGGTGGCCAACGACGAAACCTTGAACGGGGTTTTCAATTACTGA
- a CDS encoding GNAT family N-acetyltransferase: MIVTYSEAAMSDLHALAEMRIRMINSEEHPLSDGQKRLIAENTKQFLFDGISKDTAVVWTAAVSEHFVGMGVVNFFSLPPNDWCPSGKTAYIGSIFVRPEYRRQGIASELLTRLVWEAKKRDCQRIMLHASDEGRPLYKKFGFEASPTAMALYPFGIMPES; this comes from the coding sequence ATGATAGTGACCTATTCGGAAGCGGCGATGTCCGATCTCCACGCACTTGCGGAAATGCGCATCCGGATGATAAATTCAGAAGAACACCCGCTTTCCGACGGTCAAAAGCGGTTAATTGCCGAAAACACGAAACAATTTCTCTTTGACGGGATTTCCAAAGATACGGCTGTCGTATGGACGGCGGCTGTTTCGGAGCACTTTGTCGGCATGGGAGTCGTCAATTTCTTTTCACTGCCGCCGAACGACTGGTGCCCGAGCGGAAAAACCGCATACATCGGGAGTATCTTTGTGCGGCCCGAATACCGCAGACAAGGAATTGCGTCCGAACTGCTCACCAGATTGGTGTGGGAGGCAAAGAAGCGGGATTGCCAACGTATCATGCTGCATGCGTCCGATGAGGGCAGACCGCTGTATAAAAAATTCGGATTTGAGGCTTCACCCACGGCCATGGCGCTCTATCCGTTCGGCATCATGCCGGAGAGTTGA
- a CDS encoding SDR family oxidoreductase encodes MKTALITGASSGFGAELAKQLSAKGWRTILAARRVDRLEELAKSLPCESRIIPTDLGTFEGCKALFDAVADEDIDLLINNAGFGYFGVFTESSLEREMEMVDLNCKALHVLMKLFLKKMQAKNSGTILNVASVAAYLIGPLMASYYATKAYVLKLSLSVDAELRKSGSKVRVLVLCPGPADTEFNDVAGVNVGIKGKSAEFIARCAIKGIERGKSPINPGFLVKAGRIAARIAPDRLAADFCYNAQKSKAGK; translated from the coding sequence ATGAAAACCGCACTCATCACCGGAGCCAGCTCCGGCTTCGGCGCCGAACTTGCCAAACAGCTCTCAGCCAAAGGCTGGCGCACGATTTTGGCCGCCCGCAGGGTCGACCGGCTCGAGGAACTCGCCAAATCACTGCCCTGTGAATCTCGCATAATCCCCACCGACCTCGGCACCTTCGAGGGCTGTAAAGCGCTTTTTGACGCGGTTGCCGACGAAGACATCGACTTACTGATCAATAATGCCGGGTTCGGGTATTTCGGAGTATTCACCGAGAGCTCCCTCGAACGCGAAATGGAGATGGTCGACCTCAACTGCAAAGCGCTTCACGTCCTGATGAAGTTGTTTTTGAAAAAAATGCAGGCCAAAAATTCCGGAACCATATTAAATGTCGCCAGCGTTGCGGCATATTTGATCGGCCCGCTGATGGCTTCTTATTATGCGACCAAGGCCTATGTGCTCAAACTCTCTCTTTCGGTCGATGCCGAACTGCGCAAATCCGGCAGCAAGGTGCGTGTTCTTGTGTTATGCCCCGGCCCGGCCGATACAGAGTTCAACGACGTTGCAGGCGTCAACGTCGGCATCAAAGGAAAGAGCGCCGAATTCATCGCCCGCTGCGCAATCAAAGGGATCGAGCGGGGAAAGTCCCCGATCAACCCCGGATTTCTCGTCAAAGCGGGGCGCATTGCCGCGCGCATCGCGCCCGACCGTCTGGCCGCCGACTTTTGCTATAACGCGCAAAAGAGCAAAGCGGGTAAGTAA
- a CDS encoding GNAT family protein, translated as MTKLFDSFPQLKNDKIVIRKMIENDVEALAEISNNDHVYKYIPPFLYKKNSNFLLTAIRNLGGRDFEKKKRIIAGIYLNDSTNRLVGLSEMFDYKKRANTITVGYQINEAFWNQGIATNAIELMIAYLSKEIGISIIRAFVMPDNIYAGKALLKNGFQKEEYVVQKKNWGGQEAVDVDVYTYISK; from the coding sequence ATGACAAAATTATTTGATAGTTTCCCTCAGTTGAAAAACGATAAAATAGTGATAAGGAAAATGATAGAGAATGATGTTGAAGCATTAGCTGAAATCAGTAATAATGATCACGTGTATAAATATATACCCCCTTTCTTATATAAGAAAAATAGTAATTTTCTTTTGACTGCAATTAGAAATCTTGGCGGCAGAGACTTTGAAAAGAAAAAAAGGATCATTGCCGGAATTTATTTAAATGACAGTACAAATAGACTTGTAGGTTTATCCGAGATGTTTGATTACAAAAAAAGAGCCAATACCATTACGGTTGGTTATCAAATAAATGAAGCTTTTTGGAATCAAGGAATTGCAACAAATGCTATTGAGCTAATGATAGCTTATTTGTCAAAAGAAATCGGAATAAGTATAATCCGGGCATTTGTAATGCCTGATAATATATATGCCGGTAAAGCGCTGTTAAAAAACGGTTTTCAAAAAGAAGAATATGTTGTGCAAAAAAAGAACTGGGGCGGACAAGAAGCAGTTGATGTTGATGTATATACATATATCTCAAAATAA
- a CDS encoding ROK family protein translates to MKKYLSVDIGGTKCAVSLWQDDCSANLPKMLKKNRFATLPTPEATIAELVSNAKELAKGPVIDAVGISCGGPLNSKKGMLLCPPNLPGWINIDIVTPFQEAIGVPAFLQNDANACALAEWLWGAGKGFQNVVFLTFGTGMGGGLILDGKLYCGTNDMGGEVGHMRVAEDGPVGFNKRGSFEGYCSGGGIARLAGERMPAWLNAGKTTVLKDVDITAKSISEAADAGDAFALSVIEECGEKLGLGISNIIDIINPEIVVIGSIYGREKRFAPIVERVVAHEAIPFSWEVCRIVYAGLGESVGDFAAVAAAKYGQEQSVY, encoded by the coding sequence ATGAAAAAATACCTCTCAGTTGATATCGGCGGTACCAAATGCGCGGTCTCCCTGTGGCAAGACGATTGCTCAGCAAACCTGCCGAAAATGCTGAAAAAGAACAGATTCGCGACGCTACCGACTCCCGAAGCGACCATTGCTGAGCTTGTCTCAAACGCCAAGGAACTGGCGAAGGGGCCGGTTATCGACGCGGTCGGAATCAGCTGCGGAGGTCCTTTGAACAGCAAAAAAGGGATGCTTCTCTGCCCTCCGAACCTCCCCGGCTGGATCAATATCGACATCGTCACACCTTTTCAAGAAGCCATCGGCGTGCCTGCTTTCCTGCAAAACGACGCTAACGCCTGCGCGCTCGCCGAATGGCTCTGGGGCGCAGGAAAAGGGTTTCAAAACGTCGTGTTTCTGACTTTCGGCACCGGAATGGGCGGCGGTCTGATCCTCGACGGGAAACTCTACTGCGGAACGAACGACATGGGCGGCGAAGTCGGTCATATGCGGGTTGCCGAAGACGGCCCGGTCGGTTTTAATAAACGCGGTTCCTTTGAGGGCTATTGTTCGGGCGGCGGCATTGCACGCCTTGCCGGTGAACGCATGCCCGCTTGGCTCAACGCCGGAAAAACCACGGTTTTGAAAGACGTTGATATCACGGCAAAGTCCATCAGCGAAGCCGCCGACGCGGGAGACGCATTCGCGCTCTCGGTCATCGAAGAATGCGGCGAAAAACTGGGGCTCGGCATTTCGAATATCATCGACATCATCAATCCCGAGATCGTTGTCATCGGCTCGATCTACGGTCGTGAAAAACGGTTTGCGCCGATTGTCGAGCGGGTCGTCGCACACGAGGCTATCCCGTTTTCATGGGAGGTCTGCAGAATCGTCTATGCGGGCTTAGGAGAATCAGTCGGAGACTTCGCCGCCGTCGCAGCAGCGAAGTACGGGCAGGAACAAAGCGTGTATTAA
- the manA gene encoding mannose-6-phosphate isomerase, class I, producing MDIILLKPALKDIIWGGNRLVTEFGYDKNLTRIAEAWVVSAHPAGQSVAIGGEFGGKPFGEILNEHPELCGGKTGDDFPLLVKFIDAASDLSIQVHPDDKYAAAHENGRGKTEMWYVIDAAPGAFLYYGFKNRVTPKEFADSIQNGTVCDSLNRVECKKGDVYFIPAGTVHAIGAGLLICEIQQSSNFTYRIFDYNRPGADGKPRELHIQKACEAADLSPSRPDGKPRGKTRKLGTLSRTVLARCDYFTSTHYLGYGEINCKKTWGLVTVLNGAGAINGQAVKKGDGAFIPAHTEKLTLTGDLELIYTTP from the coding sequence TTGGACATCATCCTGCTCAAACCTGCGTTAAAAGACATCATCTGGGGCGGTAACCGCCTTGTTACCGAATTCGGATACGATAAAAATCTCACCCGCATCGCCGAGGCCTGGGTGGTTTCCGCGCATCCTGCGGGGCAGTCCGTTGCGATCGGCGGCGAATTTGGCGGTAAACCGTTCGGCGAGATACTGAACGAACACCCGGAACTCTGCGGCGGCAAAACAGGCGACGATTTTCCGCTGCTCGTCAAGTTCATCGACGCCGCAAGCGACTTATCGATTCAGGTGCACCCGGACGATAAATACGCCGCCGCACATGAGAACGGACGCGGCAAGACCGAGATGTGGTACGTCATAGACGCCGCGCCCGGCGCTTTCCTCTATTATGGTTTCAAGAACCGCGTGACCCCGAAAGAGTTTGCGGACAGCATTCAAAACGGCACAGTCTGCGACTCGCTCAATAGAGTCGAGTGCAAAAAGGGCGACGTCTATTTCATCCCCGCAGGAACGGTACATGCTATCGGCGCGGGACTGCTCATCTGCGAAATCCAGCAGTCGAGCAATTTCACCTATCGCATATTTGACTATAACCGCCCCGGCGCGGACGGAAAACCCCGCGAACTGCACATTCAAAAGGCCTGTGAAGCAGCCGATCTCTCCCCGTCGAGACCGGACGGAAAACCGCGCGGCAAGACTCGCAAACTCGGAACGCTTTCACGCACAGTTCTTGCCCGCTGCGACTATTTCACCTCAACGCATTATCTCGGTTACGGTGAAATCAATTGCAAAAAGACCTGGGGACTCGTAACCGTTTTAAACGGAGCCGGCGCTATCAATGGGCAAGCCGTAAAAAAAGGCGACGGCGCATTCATCCCTGCTCATACGGAAAAGTTGACTTTGACCGGCGACCTTGAATTGATTTATACCACACCTTAA
- a CDS encoding polysaccharide deacetylase family protein, producing the protein MAKIKRTAGKHSVRESKAKKKSDRIFLLGVLAVILAAAAGTTLWLAFDNRQTLDGALTSETAYTGEQNIAAVKNTENQRYYSIETHKPVAAAQAFNELYNKNIQTFRMQLDGLLNAKALNRQDPAKLTIGFSLLKFEQYTTYTIHTEQYISARNSQNKIVDYRMIFDGDKPLKAADLFKIGIDYTAKLSELGGLNASDLDGKLALTNEGLTVFADKTAVIDYAGLYKLMAISLPDKYKPVEPNPIDPKAEKVVALTFDDGPYSSVTKKLLDLLDQYNAKATFFVVGYNTDFYPDTIREIAKRGQSIGIHSTEHRSLTKMTDDEIKADIFGMQDKIEKICGVRPDIVRPVGGNVNQHIADLLGMPIVLWDVDPNDWKYRNCDKVEDYVTHHVQSGDIVLSHDIYESTYEAYEKIIPELAAQGYRFVTVEELIGYTDGAYAGKIIRYRDLCRELRQAGAFEQ; encoded by the coding sequence ATGGCTAAAATCAAAAGGACCGCCGGGAAACATTCCGTGCGGGAAAGCAAAGCAAAAAAAAAGAGCGACAGAATTTTTCTGCTGGGAGTATTGGCAGTGATACTGGCTGCCGCGGCAGGTACAACGCTTTGGCTGGCGTTTGATAACCGGCAGACATTGGATGGCGCATTGACCTCTGAGACCGCTTACACGGGGGAACAAAATATCGCGGCGGTTAAGAACACAGAAAATCAGCGGTATTATTCGATCGAGACTCATAAGCCTGTAGCAGCTGCACAAGCGTTCAATGAGCTTTATAACAAGAACATTCAAACATTCAGAATGCAGCTTGACGGACTTTTAAACGCGAAAGCGTTAAACCGGCAAGACCCTGCGAAACTGACCATCGGTTTCAGCCTGTTGAAATTTGAACAATATACGACCTATACGATACATACCGAACAATATATTTCCGCAAGGAATTCCCAAAATAAAATCGTCGATTATCGAATGATATTCGACGGAGATAAGCCGCTCAAAGCAGCGGATTTATTCAAAATCGGCATAGACTATACGGCGAAACTGTCCGAATTGGGAGGATTGAATGCTTCCGACCTGGACGGAAAACTGGCTTTGACAAACGAGGGCCTTACGGTGTTCGCGGACAAAACCGCGGTGATCGATTATGCCGGTTTATATAAACTGATGGCAATATCGCTGCCTGATAAATATAAGCCCGTTGAACCGAATCCGATCGATCCGAAGGCGGAAAAGGTGGTCGCGCTGACTTTTGATGACGGGCCGTATTCTTCGGTGACGAAAAAACTGCTCGATCTGCTCGATCAATACAACGCCAAAGCGACGTTTTTCGTGGTCGGTTATAACACCGACTTTTATCCCGACACCATACGCGAAATTGCTAAACGCGGCCAATCGATCGGAATTCATTCCACCGAACACCGCTCGCTGACCAAGATGACCGACGACGAAATCAAAGCCGACATTTTCGGCATGCAGGATAAAATCGAAAAGATCTGCGGTGTAAGGCCTGATATCGTTCGCCCCGTCGGCGGCAATGTCAATCAGCATATCGCCGATTTGCTCGGGATGCCGATTGTTTTATGGGACGTCGACCCAAATGACTGGAAATACCGCAATTGCGACAAAGTGGAAGATTACGTGACGCACCATGTGCAAAGCGGCGACATTGTGCTTTCTCATGACATCTATGAATCAACGTATGAAGCCTATGAAAAGATCATTCCCGAACTGGCCGCGCAGGGTTACCGGTTCGTGACCGTAGAGGAACTGATCGGCTATACCGACGGTGCCTATGCCGGAAAGATTATCCGCTACCGCGATTTGTGCCGAGAACTGCGGCAGGCCGGAGCGTTTGAGCAGTGA
- a CDS encoding zinc ribbon domain-containing protein encodes MYCPKCGTQIDDGAKFCGKCGAQLSAPVTPAQPVTTQPQPAYAPQYAQPAAVQPAAAQPIYMQNAGLVGWSENYRHPLIIKKAESQKKGAVIFTAVLMAVFIIGFTIAGFTVEKMEPAEGIIIGVGLALMMLIILLVRMAKMKKPIWEGTVTDKKAKRKTDTDDDGNISRDYIQYTVYMTGVDGSKKTLRANDNRAWYDYLQIGERVRFHPNLSTYEKYDKSRDNYLMCNVCGKRCDINEDVCRFCKSPLFKGSNTGF; translated from the coding sequence ATGTATTGTCCCAAATGCGGAACACAAATCGACGACGGCGCGAAGTTTTGCGGAAAATGCGGCGCGCAGCTCTCGGCACCGGTAACTCCGGCACAGCCGGTGACGACACAGCCGCAGCCGGCCTATGCCCCGCAGTACGCGCAACCCGCGGCTGTTCAGCCCGCAGCTGCACAACCGATTTATATGCAGAATGCGGGACTTGTGGGTTGGTCGGAAAATTACAGGCATCCGCTGATTATCAAAAAGGCCGAGTCACAGAAAAAGGGTGCTGTAATCTTTACCGCAGTGCTGATGGCTGTTTTTATAATCGGATTTACCATTGCCGGATTTACGGTTGAAAAGATGGAACCTGCCGAGGGTATTATTATCGGCGTTGGGCTGGCGCTGATGATGCTGATTATTTTGCTGGTGCGTATGGCCAAAATGAAAAAGCCGATTTGGGAAGGCACCGTAACCGATAAAAAGGCAAAGCGCAAAACCGATACCGATGATGACGGCAACATCTCGAGGGATTATATACAGTATACCGTCTATATGACCGGTGTTGACGGCAGCAAAAAAACACTGCGCGCCAACGACAACCGAGCTTGGTATGATTATCTTCAAATCGGCGAACGGGTGCGGTTTCACCCCAATTTGAGTACCTATGAAAAATACGATAAATCAAGAGACAATTATCTGATGTGCAATGTCTGCGGCAAGCGCTGTGACATCAACGAGGATGTCTGCCGATTCTGCAAAAGTCCGCTGTTCAAAGGATCGAATACGGGTTTTTAA
- the gap gene encoding type I glyceraldehyde-3-phosphate dehydrogenase, which translates to MVRVAINGFGRIGRLAFRQMFGAAGYEVVAINDLTSPKVLAHLLKYDTCQGRYALGNTVTAGEDSITVDGKTIKIYAEKDAANLPWGKLDVDVVLECTGFYTSKEKSSAHIKAGAKKVVISAPAGNDLPTIVYSVNEKTLTKDDTIISAASCTTNCLAPMAYTLNKYAPILSGIMTTVHAYTGDQMVLDGPHRGGDLRRSRAAAENIVPNSTGAAKAIGLVIPELNGKLIGSAQRVPVPTGSTTILVAVVKGKDITKDGINAAMKAAASASFGYNEDEIVSSDVIGITVGSLFDATQTMVTKIDDDTYQVQVVSWYDNENSYTSQMVRTIKYFAELK; encoded by the coding sequence ATGGTAAGAGTAGCAATTAACGGATTCGGAAGAATCGGCCGCCTTGCGTTCAGACAGATGTTTGGCGCCGCGGGATATGAAGTCGTCGCAATCAACGACCTCACCAGCCCCAAAGTGCTGGCACACCTTTTAAAGTACGATACCTGCCAAGGCAGATATGCCCTCGGCAACACAGTCACTGCGGGTGAGGATTCCATCACAGTTGACGGCAAGACCATTAAGATCTACGCCGAAAAAGACGCCGCGAACCTGCCGTGGGGCAAACTGGATGTCGACGTCGTGCTCGAGTGCACCGGTTTCTATACGTCCAAAGAAAAGTCCTCGGCTCACATCAAAGCGGGCGCCAAAAAGGTCGTTATCTCCGCTCCGGCCGGCAACGACCTGCCCACCATCGTCTACAGCGTCAACGAAAAGACCCTGACCAAGGACGACACCATTATCTCGGCAGCTTCGTGCACCACCAACTGCCTGGCTCCGATGGCTTATACCCTGAATAAATATGCGCCCATCCTGAGCGGCATCATGACCACTGTTCACGCCTACACCGGTGACCAGATGGTCCTCGACGGCCCGCACCGCGGCGGCGATCTGCGCCGTTCCCGTGCAGCAGCCGAAAACATCGTCCCGAACTCCACCGGCGCTGCAAAAGCGATCGGACTGGTTATCCCCGAACTGAACGGCAAACTGATCGGTTCGGCTCAGCGTGTTCCGGTTCCGACCGGCTCCACCACCATCCTCGTCGCCGTCGTCAAGGGCAAAGACATCACCAAGGACGGCATCAACGCCGCGATGAAGGCTGCCGCTTCTGCATCTTTCGGTTACAACGAGGATGAAATCGTCTCCTCCGACGTTATCGGCATCACCGTCGGTTCGCTGTTCGACGCCACCCAGACCATGGTCACCAAGATCGACGACGACACCTATCAGGTGCAGGTCGTGTCCTGGTACGACAACGAGAACTCCTACACCAGCCAGATGGTCAGAACCATCAAGTACTTCGCGGAACTCAAGTAA